The following are from one region of the Oncorhynchus kisutch isolate 150728-3 unplaced genomic scaffold, Okis_V2 Okis03b-Okis08b_hom, whole genome shotgun sequence genome:
- the LOC116359662 gene encoding beta-1,3-galactosyltransferase 1-like isoform X2, with protein sequence MMGVCHNFWTQRPPPDAHDAQPLIAKQCTDDSQKGADKTQVKKRRWCRNSCLCLFLFLVVMMTVVILEVDLKERISPSTTNPAANVSRGPYHVQYPHEYSFILDETEKCREQNPFLVLMVPVAPYNREAREAVRRTWGSERQVLGKEVRLFFLLGLPSGEETEQLQEKVLQESKEHQDLLQSDFIDSYKNLTIKTMVMMEWLSSRCPNASYAMKIDSDMFLNVNTLVNMLLHAPTQNYQTGLVARRGAVLRDRNSKWYLPKEVFPEPVYPPYALGLGYVFTLDLPRKLVEASRHVKAVYIEDVYLGLCMRHLGIRPTDPPSGNLFQGYAGAQDRCHYMAVITTILDTPQELLDVWRNLHQPGPVCY encoded by the exons ATGATGGGGGTCTGCCACAACTTCTGGACCCAGCGCCCCCCACCTGACGCCCATGATGCCCAGCCCCTCATCGCTAAACAATG TACTGATGATAGCCAGAAGGGGGCAGACAAGACACAGGTCAAAAAGAGACGCTGGTGTCGCAACAGCTGCCTTTGCCTGTTTCTGTTCCTGGTCGTGATGATGACTGTGGTCATCCTGGAAGTTGACCTCAAAGAACGGATCTCACCTTCAACAACCAATCCAGCAGCAAACGTGTCCCGAGGACCGTACCATGTACAATACCCACATGAGTACTCCTTCATCCTGGATGAGACAGAGAAATGTCGGGAGCAGAACCCCTTCCTGGTTCTGATGGTGCCAGTGGCGCCCTATAACAGGGAGGCCCGTGAGGCCGTCCGCAGGACTTGGGGCAGTGAGAGGCAGGTACTGGGCAAAGAGGTCCGTCTGTTCTTCCTGCTGGGACTGCccagtggagaggagacagagcagCTCCAGGAGAAGGTGCTGCAGGAGAGCAAAGAGCACCAGGATCTGCTGCAGAGCGACTtcatagacagctacaaaaaccTGACCATCAAGACCATGGTGATGATGGAGTGGCTGAGCTCTCGCTGCCCCAACGCCTCCTACGCCATGAAGATCGACTCAGACATGTTCCTCAACGTGAACACCTTGGTCAACATGCTGCTTCACGCTCCAACGCAGAACTACCAGACTGGACTAGTGGCCCGACGGGGCGCTGTTCTAAGAGACCGTAACTCCAAATGGTACCTTCCAAAGGAGGTGTTTCCTGAACCGGTATATCCACCTTATGCTCTGGGCCTGGGCTATGTCTTCACCTTAGACCTCCCCAGGAAGCTGGTGGAGGCGTCCAGGCATGTTAAAGCCGTCTACATAGAGGATGTGTATCTGGGACTGTGTATGAGACACCTGGGCATCCGGCCTACTGACCCCCCCAGTGGAAACCTTTTTCAGGGGTATGCAGGAGCCCAGGACCGCTGTCACTACATGGCTGTTATCACGACCATCCTCGACACTCCTCAGGAGCTTCTGGACGTATGGAGAAACTTGCACCAACCTGGGCCTGTCTGTTATTGA
- the LOC116359662 gene encoding beta-1,3-galactosyltransferase 1-like isoform X1: MMGVCHNFWTQRPPPDAHDAQPLIAKQCSTDDSQKGADKTQVKKRRWCRNSCLCLFLFLVVMMTVVILEVDLKERISPSTTNPAANVSRGPYHVQYPHEYSFILDETEKCREQNPFLVLMVPVAPYNREAREAVRRTWGSERQVLGKEVRLFFLLGLPSGEETEQLQEKVLQESKEHQDLLQSDFIDSYKNLTIKTMVMMEWLSSRCPNASYAMKIDSDMFLNVNTLVNMLLHAPTQNYQTGLVARRGAVLRDRNSKWYLPKEVFPEPVYPPYALGLGYVFTLDLPRKLVEASRHVKAVYIEDVYLGLCMRHLGIRPTDPPSGNLFQGYAGAQDRCHYMAVITTILDTPQELLDVWRNLHQPGPVCY; the protein is encoded by the exons ATGATGGGGGTCTGCCACAACTTCTGGACCCAGCGCCCCCCACCTGACGCCCATGATGCCCAGCCCCTCATCGCTAAACAATG CAGTACTGATGATAGCCAGAAGGGGGCAGACAAGACACAGGTCAAAAAGAGACGCTGGTGTCGCAACAGCTGCCTTTGCCTGTTTCTGTTCCTGGTCGTGATGATGACTGTGGTCATCCTGGAAGTTGACCTCAAAGAACGGATCTCACCTTCAACAACCAATCCAGCAGCAAACGTGTCCCGAGGACCGTACCATGTACAATACCCACATGAGTACTCCTTCATCCTGGATGAGACAGAGAAATGTCGGGAGCAGAACCCCTTCCTGGTTCTGATGGTGCCAGTGGCGCCCTATAACAGGGAGGCCCGTGAGGCCGTCCGCAGGACTTGGGGCAGTGAGAGGCAGGTACTGGGCAAAGAGGTCCGTCTGTTCTTCCTGCTGGGACTGCccagtggagaggagacagagcagCTCCAGGAGAAGGTGCTGCAGGAGAGCAAAGAGCACCAGGATCTGCTGCAGAGCGACTtcatagacagctacaaaaaccTGACCATCAAGACCATGGTGATGATGGAGTGGCTGAGCTCTCGCTGCCCCAACGCCTCCTACGCCATGAAGATCGACTCAGACATGTTCCTCAACGTGAACACCTTGGTCAACATGCTGCTTCACGCTCCAACGCAGAACTACCAGACTGGACTAGTGGCCCGACGGGGCGCTGTTCTAAGAGACCGTAACTCCAAATGGTACCTTCCAAAGGAGGTGTTTCCTGAACCGGTATATCCACCTTATGCTCTGGGCCTGGGCTATGTCTTCACCTTAGACCTCCCCAGGAAGCTGGTGGAGGCGTCCAGGCATGTTAAAGCCGTCTACATAGAGGATGTGTATCTGGGACTGTGTATGAGACACCTGGGCATCCGGCCTACTGACCCCCCCAGTGGAAACCTTTTTCAGGGGTATGCAGGAGCCCAGGACCGCTGTCACTACATGGCTGTTATCACGACCATCCTCGACACTCCTCAGGAGCTTCTGGACGTATGGAGAAACTTGCACCAACCTGGGCCTGTCTGTTATTGA